The window CGTTTGCCATTCTTCGGGCGGTAGGCTTACCCCCGAGAGGTTCCGGATGCCGCGCAACTCGGGTGCTGCCGGAGAGGCTTCCAGCAAGATGCTGCCGTGCTGCAACAAGGCCCCTTTGACGCGGCGCTGCGCGCTTCCCACGACTTTCGCTTGGCCGATCAGCACGTCTCCTTCCGCCCGCCGCCGGAAGCACATAAAGGGGAGGGGTCCAATTATGGTCTCGGCCGTGGGGCACAGCGTGGCCGCCACGCCCGATTGCGCGAGCAGATCGAGCAATGCGCCGTGGATCCGGCGGACCAGACGCCGCTGTTCGACCGGGCCACGGGAAAATTCTCCCGGCCAAGGCAGCGCCAGCGAATAGGTGATTTCGCGGTCGTGCAGGATGGCGCCGCCCCCGCTCGGCCGACGCACCAGCCGGCAGCTTAGGCTGGCCGCGTGCG of the Pirellulales bacterium genome contains:
- a CDS encoding biotin/lipoate A/B protein ligase family protein gives rise to the protein MPFRRVLLDPPRCGAWNMAVDEVLLGQAALGGGQLRVYRWSEPTLSLGYFQNVADRQSHAASLSCRLVRRPSGGGAILHDREITYSLALPWPGEFSRGPVEQRRLVRRIHGALLDLLAQSGVAATLCPTAETIIGPLPFMCFRRRAEGDVLIGQAKVVGSAQRRVKGALLQHGSILLEASPAAPELRGIRNLSGVSLPPEEWQTLVSRALLSELGWQGEVQPLTEQEQQAAARLVEEKLGRPEWTQRR